DNA from Misgurnus anguillicaudatus chromosome 13, ASM2758022v2, whole genome shotgun sequence:
tggttggaccaggctacttaaaggtgcagtgtgtaatttttagaaagatcttttggcagaaatgcaaaataatattcaaaactatattattaggggtgtataaagacctttgataatgaaccgttatgtgtttattaccttaaaatgagacgttttttatctacatacacgagggtccccttacatggaagttgccattttgtgccgccatgtttctacggaAGCCCAAACCTTTaaactaagttgtctccaacgaggacatgtttttccggtggcggctaccataacTTCTCCATGTGTTTCAAAATTATGGTCGCAGTTGTTCTGGTTACGTCACAGGTTTATAATTTAAGATGTCGGGTACAATTTCACATGAAATGTCAGTTTGAGTTAATTTGACTTCAGCTCGTGTATCGATATAGATAGCACATAAcctgccattttatattcatacagagatggcgatagagaggcaaaaattattaattttagcTTTAAGCATAAACCTCACTAAATgatggtaatttttttttaatttaccaATATAGTAAGAAATAATGTCACTGAATTTATATTCTTAGAAAAGCATTTTGTATTTAGGCATAATCTAAATCCTGTCaacatttcagttgcttaaagtTTCGTTTCTATTGCGGTTTTAACagttttgcattgttgcaaagtAGCTTTACatataatacattttagatTAAACAGTAGAGACAATCTTGTTAAACTTTTTATAAAGATcatttgtctttatttttatatatgtctGCTTCCATGCGTTAAAGAAGACAtaacatgaaaatctgactttttccatgtttaagtgctataattgggtccccagtgcttctatcaacctagaaaatttgaaaaagatcaacccagtaacttagtgttaataaaccattctctgcaaacatgtaaaaaaaataggtaattgaaattaggctccccttgtgatgtcagaaggggataatagtacagcccttaatctgcactatccaaccacggccctgccatttagtgcagagatcagctcatttgcattttaaaggacacaccatttttgctcacacatacaaagtgtcaattttaacatgctaaaataaattatctaccgtatatggtattttgagctaaaacttcacatacgtactctggggacacccaAGATTTATTTgggtcttgtgaaatgtcccctttaagggttAGATTACTCTAGTCAGGTTTGGTTTGCAATAAATTTTAGTTTGTAGTCGCATGAATAACTCATATTTAGTAAATCCTGCAGGTCCGTTTGGTGTAAATCATGGTGTGGAACTACATGCCGATGTTGTTGAATACGCATATCAGAAACTTGACCACTTCATCAAAACCAGCGACAGCTTTGACAAGTGAGCTATTACTATGAATTTGACAGTCTTTTACTTGTCATTGAATTGTATTACTtaatcagttttgtttttatggcTGCAGGTTCGAGTTCTGCGAGCCCACTTTTGTTGTGGGAAACTGTCTGGAGATCCCACCAGAGAGCAGACAGTATGACAGGGTTTACTGTGGTGCAGGAGTCCAAAAAGAGTATGAGAACTACATGAAGAACCTGTTAAAGGTTGGCGGGATCTTAGTTCTACCCCTGGAGGAGAAGGTTGgtgcatgtttatttataaacttCAGAAGTGATCTCAGAAAATTAAACGTTTGTATTCTTTTGCAATACATTTGCGTTGTAATAGTAATTATTATGCACATTATGTTGTGTAGTTAATACTCACTTAAGGAATTATTATAAGCTTTTTTATTGCAGTTAACCAAGATCACCCGCACAGGTCAGAGCACCTGGGACACCAAGAAAATCATTGCTGTGACCTTCGCCCCATTGGTTCAGCCCAAGCAGAATCTCAATGGCAGACCTAAAAGCGCTGTTTTACGTAAGTGCACTGAAGAGTCAGACATCTCATAGCCTGCTCACACCACGTCCAATACAATTGAGTAAATGATCATTGCAAATGATTTTTCACACCAAAACGATGCGCATTTGACATTCCCCGACTCATTTGCATGCTTGAAAGGAAAATATTCCGGATAATTTGCAAGCTGTTATGCAAAATGCAATCCAGCGTAAATGTCACATCTTGAAGTGTGATGATCACTGTATCATAGAGTCAGCCATAGTACATTTATAATGGAACAGTTTGACATATTACTACTcttattgtaacaattttatttaaaacattttgtaaaattacacacatttataaaaacTCTCTTTCTCTTCATTGTTTCTTCCAGCCATTTTTGAGGTAAGGACATTGCAGGACCTCTCCCGGATTGCCATCCGGCGCACTCTGCGTCAGCCCATATCCATGGGGGAAGGACGTACGAAGAGACGCGTCTCATTCCCGGGGGCTCGAGCCATGCACCGCTACGGCCCCCGGTTCGAACGCCGCCGCTTCTGTCGCCGTTTCTACAGGCAGTGCGTCAACTCTGTGGTCCTCCACGACTCCATGATTCCCACCGCCATGGACGACTGCAACTACCCGGGAGGAGTGGAGGAGGATGAAGATGAggtggaggaagaagaggaaaGAGGTTGTCGCAGGGTGAGAGAAGACCTGCCCGAGGAGGACGAGGAGGGAGGCGCTAGCAACGAAGATGAGAAAAGCAGAGGCGGGGCGGCCCGTGCCGAGCCTCCAGTTAATGTTCTGAGAGAGAGGATTCTGAGACTCCCCTTACCTGAGCCGCTGAAGATGTATCTGCTGTATTACAGAGAGAAATGAGACGTGGTAAGATCTAATAGGTGCGGTGTAGCGCTAAGGCGATTAGGCACAAAGGAAAGGCGTTTCTTCTTCGTAAACCTCTCTAACTACTGGATTAGCATGACAATGAAGTTCCCATTTAATGACATCATGATACCCCATCCTTTTGACAAGCAAAGCCACTGGATTCGAGATGAAAAACGTATCGCCTGTATAATTTCAGCGTTCCCCTCTGTGATCATGCTTACAGATGTCCCGCAACACTTCGTCCCTGTGGGAATTGCATTGGTTTGTATGGGAGGTGAGCTTGTTGTGTGGAGCTCTTATAGAGTAGCATCACTTTGGGATGTTGTATAGATTGATATTATGGACCAAAGGGTTGAATATTTTTTGATAGCTTTACACAGGACCCCAAACTGTTAAATTCTTCCCACTTCTCTGAAAGAATGAACAGCATCTGCATGTCTACTGCTGTTCTGCACTCACAGTTTTCAGTATTAGAGTTTGTGGTAGAGCGTGTGTCGTTttacatcatttaaatttgattgaCACGTCGTGATGTCATGTCGGCTTATTCTGAGGCTGATATCATTTTTTGGGCCCAGTTATCAAATGTTGCCAGCTCTTAGATTGATACACAGACATTGTCATATGACAAACTAATCCTAATTCTGTTGGAAAGATTGTatggaataaaaataatttttagtgaAACTCTATTTATTGATAAGTaagttaacacaaacttttaatAGATTTTGTTAGAAACATAAAGCACTTTAGTCTTTTCACTACAAATTCAAAATTATAATTCGTTAATCGTTCAATCAACGGCCCTGCTCAGGaatatttagttaaaaaaagaCCAAAACATAAAATGAACTTTATATTATTTGACCAAAAATAGCAAAATACTATTTTTTGTACATCACCAAGCAGATGAAAAAAGAACACTTGGATTTTGAAATAACAGGATCTAATTTCTacattaagttttgtttgcagGTGCTTCTCTTCATTTCTATTTGATATTACTAATGTTTAGGTAGCTCTTTAATCCAGGCTATTATCATCATCTGTGAATTATTTTGCTGTAAACTGACGTACAAGCATATCTACCAGGTTTTGCTTTAAAAGGCTGTGCTTGTAGGTAATAGACCCTTCAATAAAGTTTGAATTTGCACACTGAAAAAACTGAAGAGTGCTAGTGTTCATTTTTCATCTTAACCTACTTGAATTTTCGTGTGTTTATGTATCAAGGCCAGGCTTCAGATTACCACACTATGACATCACCATATAAGGAGAGGAAGTTAGGGATGAAATGAAAGTTGACTGTGAGAATGACACATTAAGgtaatcttttatttttatggaaGCTAAAGTGTAATTTTTGGATGGATAAGGTCATCTATAATAGGAGTCTTTTATGCAAACACAGTAAAGGTTATAagatattttatttaagtgACATACAATAGAATGTAACAAGTGCACATCATCATTATAAACTATTTACAATGATTACATATAAATAtgatacaataaaaaataataataaatataaaacagtaataatattaacaacaaataataaaaattatgcaataacaataataaaaaattatacaataataataatataatattttttaaggtCTGGTGTAGTCTGGTCTGCTCAGTCCAGTTTGGTGTCCAGCACTTTTGTGTCCAACCTTAAAAAAGGAAACAAAGAAAAATCTTTATTTAGTCTCCTGTTTACCTAgtcattatatttataataggaTCAAGCGTTCGACTAGAAAATCTGTTAACTAAACAATGTCCCCTGTTCACTTCAACACCTCTATACAGACTCTGACTACTCTGTCTGTAACGCTACCTCAAGACAAACAGCAATGATGAACAGAAGCCCCTGCCTGACTTCATTCTGGATTAAACCATCTGTGCTGTAAGATCTGCTGTAATGAGGGGCGTTCGGCTGGATCACGTGCTAGACATTGTCTTATAAGACTACAACATTCTGTAAAGATGAGAGCTGGTTAGTCATGATCACATCACATAACTTAATGTATACATACCTAAACTGTGGCTACTATGAGGTTCATATTATTTACTTAAGCCTCTGACTACATTATTTGAACCTCCATGTTCAGAGAGTCTCACTGTTTAACCTTTGCTATACTTGCTAGATTGGATTCTGTATTGTAACTGTACGTTTTCAACATTTCTGTGATTTTCTTTTCAATAGTGCTATTCATTCACCTTCAGATAAGCTGGTATTCGCAAACTGGACTTCTTTGGATTTCACATACGACTTGTATCCATTAACCATTTCATACAGGACCATTCCTAGACCCCAGACGTTTGCTGGGATGGCGTGAAACTTCCGGTTCTTTCTGACTTCCGGTGGAATGAAATCTTTTAGCCCTGTAAGCAAAGCATTTTCAGAGTTGAGCAAATCtgtaaaatggataaaaaatttCCACATTGTGCTATAGGAAAACAAAATGCCAGTTCACCTATGTACTTATGACTTTTGTAGACGCCATCAGTATACAGCTGACCACAGCCGAAGTCAATCAGCTTGGTGTCTAACGTCTCTGTGTTGACTAGGAAGTTGCCTGGATGGATGTCGCTGTGAAAGACATCGTGATCATAGCAGTTTATTACTGCCTGTACTGTTTGACGCATTATTACACGAGCGGTTTCTTCACTCAGTGTACGATTGCGTTTCATGATGTGGCTCAAGCTTTGGCAGGGTTGAGGGTACTCCATAATGATCACGATGTCTTGTGAGTCTATAAACCATTCCAACATTTTTATGGCATATTGACTTATGGGAGCTTGATTCATCTTAATCAATAGTGCCACTTCTACAGGCAGAGGTTTGGAATAGCCCGGCTAAAGAGAGAAGACAAAAAAGagcaaatttaagataaaatgtatattatcaCAAGCAATTATATATTCAATAATATTTGCCACTCACAATAACAATGGTCTCTCTACTCAGCCGCCTGGAAATGATTTTAATGGCAACCTGCAAAAGAAAAAAGTCCTCGTACATGACATTTAATCTATATGTTGTAGTGATCAAATTGTGTATCGTAGTGTATATTGTGTTTCTTGAATTTGGTAAGAGCACACTACCTCTTTGCCATCAGAAATGCGGGTACCAGTACGGACCAATCCAAATCCTCCTTCTCCCAGCAATTTGCCAAACTTATAGTAAGACTCCACAACTCCTGGCAACACATGATAATATTGTCTATGAGTTATTTGATTGTCTTGCATGAACTACAATTGCAATGTGATCAAATGaaacataaactaaaaaaagttatatcagaCTCACCCTCTGTAGGCTCAAAAAGAGCTTCATTAGAAGCAGTTGTGTATGCCTCCATCGGTTCCACTTTACCCTTAAAACAGCAGTTTAAGGTTTGCATTGCTTTATCCCACTTTCTCTTAAAATACCCACAGATTCCTGTCTGCTTTTTCGTTGTGGCAATTTCTTCTAATTCAAAAAGCAAAACGTAATTAGTAAAAAACATCTCTGATCACAGTATCAATTATTTGTTGCAGCTTGTATTTGGCTCATTTCATCTTACCTTTCATGCCATGATCACTGTCCAGTCTTGTGGGTTCTTCCTTTGTACTGTTTTCAACAGTGTTTGTTTCGTACAAGCTCTCACTggagctgctttcagttgacagACGAGATTCTTTCGACTGATAGAAGAAAGAATTGCTGCTAAGGCTAAACAGCTTCGATCTGTCAACATCTTTCCTCTGATCCGCTCCGCACTCATCGACAGGAAAAAATAGTGCTTGCTCTAAATCGAAGAGCAAAAtgtaattagtaaaaaaaatctctgaTCAcagattaaatataaattatttgttGCAGCTTGTATTTGGCTCATTTCATCTTACCTTTTATGCCTTGATCAACAGTTAATGTTTTGTAAGAGCTTTCACTGGAGCTGCTGTCAGTTGCCATACAAGATGCTTCTGACCGATCAGGGAAAGAATCGCTGCTTAAGGTAAACAGCATTGGTGCTGGCTCACCAATAACTCCGCAGCCATAGTCGGAGAGGGACAAGCTGTACGAAGGGTACGTGCTGTCCGAATGGGACTTGTCCGAATGGGACCTGACGTCCGCTCCAGAAATGAGATCCGCGTCAGAAGTTTGGCCTGGCATTGACCAAACCCTAGCTGCACTGTCATTAATAACCGGACGTGCATCGGATGCACACGGGACAGACAGCCTTGGATTAAAAAAACTTGTGTCCGGTTGTAGTGGTGGAGCGAAAGGCTCCACTTTGTGGCGGCTGAGGAAATGGCGCTTTGCAGCCATCCAAGTTCCTTTGATGAACCCGCAGATCCCTGCGCCATTCCTCCCTTCACCACGTTGTACTGAAACAGAGAACCAAACATTTGTACATTAGAAGAAATGTAAGCTGTTATGGTGACTACGTGTATACTGTATTGTTTTCAATGCTATTGTTGTGTAGGTTATACTATTTGTAttggaaaatggatttatttgaaaatgtttatactcatccaatgtgatgtatgttatCTATTGTTGTATTTTGCCGTTTTACACCACTTCCATTAAAAATGCTTGAATGTAGTTTACATGTTCAGTTCAGTTCGTACCATTTGGGCTGTCTTCCCGCTTTCTGCTAGTGGAGGGCCATGCATCCCGTGACTGGATGTTATTCAGATCAGGGACACGGCCACCTCGAACACTAGCTTCCAGTCCCTCTGTGTAGTTGAGGGACGGACCTGCTGAGGACGCAATGTTAAGTAGTCAGATGAGTACATGTTGCTTAACCTAGCACAATGAAGACCTGACcccattttaatatttacagaTGTTAGATTTAACTGTGCGAAAATTAACCCATTTACTTAATGCGTGATATTTAGGTGGTTATATACATGTTAAATACAGGTCTTCCATGtaataaaagtataaatgtaGTTTGTGCGTTCAGTTCATCTCACCTTTTGGACTTTCGTCCACAGTGTGTGTCGGGGACACCTTCATGAGCTTTCCATCAGCGGAGAGCGACGAATCCCTCGATTGAACGTGAATCAATTGGGGGAATCGGTCACTGCGCCCGCCGACGTCCAGTCCATGGGCATCTTTACACTCACTGGTGCCAGCCTCGATGTTGGTGAGGGGCCAACCAGCTGAGGACATAATGTTAAATAAGTGGTCAAATGAGAAAATACATGTGTTTGTAAACTTGTGTATTCCTGCACAAtctttctccctttttttccaaagttaataaactgaaaatacaagaaaattgTGACCATTTATCAAATGTTCTTATTAGAATTAACATAATGTGTGATATTTAAGTTGATATTCAGACATTTTCATGTACTTTTTAATATACTCAGGGTTGTGGCAAGATTTTTTTGGGGGGAGTAATCGCATGTATAATACAATCACCCCATCATTCCTTTAATACATGTTAATTTTGCTAATCACCTTTATTTTCTAATATATTAATCATGCATTTTCTGTAAAGACGATTTGAAGCAATATTCATTGTAAAATCCGCcatacaaataaatgtgaagtatttaaattaaattaagggAATTCTTGTTTGGCTTCTGATCAGATAAAAGTCCTACTCGGCTAAAAGCAGGCAGATACactatttttgtattttgaacaGCAGTTAGCAAGTAGAACCAAAGATATTAAACACAGTCGGCCTAACGTTACTGTGatttttattattgtaacaGCGAGTCGGCCCACAATGCCCTGCGGCACATCAGGAAACCTCCCAGTGCTCCAGATGTCCTGACAGCACACTTTTCAAACTAGTGCATCATCTCTGGTGTTTTAATCTAGATCCAGATAAGAAGCTATGGTGCTTTAAGCTCCATCTTCACAAAAACAATCTATATTTTCTTTAGGCTGGATTGTTATTCAGCAGAGTGAGAGCGTGTCTCGCGCCAAATGCGTGAGGCAACCCTGATATACTTAATTGACCGAAAACCGTGTCCAGTTAGACATTAAAACAATGCGTATTTGTGCGCTAATCTACTAAAAGTAAAGATTTTCTAACAGTTAACTAATATCAGCATAAATGTATTTTGCATCTCACCTGTTGAACTTTCGTCCACAGCGTGCCTCAGTCGAGACACCTTCATGAACTTTCCGTCAGCCGTGTGCGATGGATCCCACGATTGAACGTGAATCAATTCGGGGAACCGATCACTACAACCGCTAACTTCCAGTCCATGGACATCTTTCAACTCATCGGTTTTTCCCTCGAAGGGTAAACGTGATGAGGACATGATGTTCGATAAGTTTTGAAAGCTTTGTTCGCTTTGTAAAGGTTTTGTCTCTCTCTGTGATTTTCTTTGCATCTGCTCAGATAACCACTGCATGAGTGAGTGACTGAAATTCTGCGCGCTGCGCTTTATATACCATTCTATTGAACGCCAGCATTATGACGTCACAATACAATACACGATCGTCACTCCTCTGTGAGCGCACATAACAATTGAGCAGTGCCTAAGTTACACAGGTTATTAATAAtctatttttgtatatttttacatGTTCAAAACTTAAATAGGGGAAGTgcatttttatatactgtagtttaattttaatttaatttatataataataaacttaGTTTAATATATTTGTCCTTTTAATGCCACAAGCCTGTTTTTCaccaataaatgttttatttgaacAAGAAtctaacttttttttttcatttaaatcacATAGGGGCATTTAAAGCAGACATAGTTTGATGACACAAGTCAATTTTTCACATGAGTTGTCCTCTTTACAGGTAAAACTAACATACAGAATTATGTTTCATGATGTCTGTTATCAGCAATATGGTCTTCAAAGAAAACATCACCGGCCTGTGTCTGCACAATAGTGCATCCAACCTCTTTTGGCATTAAGCATATCCGCGCTCATCCATCAACATGATGCAGAGAGGCCTAAATGAATCCAGGGTGGAATTTTTCAATAATTCAGATCTTAAAGCAAATTGAACTTTAATTAcaaaatggtttaaaacaagTGTGGGCTTCATCACTgttaactaaaataaatgacattttaattcaaaaacaaaatcagtgcatgaatttaaaaaatattttctttgtggttgtatatttaaacaTTGAACTCATGTCTGACTTGATATGACCACATGGACAAATCTATAAATCAGACTGCAGACATGCAGTTATATTTCTAGCTTATAGGTGATTATATAATTGCAGATACATTTGCTGTTCAAagtcaattttcaaaaaaaaaaaatttaaatagttATACttcaataattaaaaaaaagtgttataCTTTAATTTGGTAATCATTGTTATGGATCACAAAATGTTATAGGCCATGAAAATATACTTTCTGTAAAAAGTgttaggtaaggggaatagaatatacagtttgtacagtataaaatgcattacgtctatggaatgtccccacaaaacatggaaaccagaatgtgtgtgtgtgtgtgtgtgtgtgtgtgtcaacaCGAAGTATGGTCAAATTTTTGCATGTACATGAAGATAGGAGTAACTGCAGAAGCACAGAACCGTTATGtacagtggcagccggtgactttttTCGCCTTGTCCGAggcgctcgatgcaaagttcgtcatgtgtgtggtttgtgatttcaaaatatgtgttctgtgcgtcgagtgattttatgtgcatcacgtgtcttgtcaaaataagtgcctgctgcagacgtgtctaaGGGGTTTGTGATACAGgagacgctcgcatttgccagatactcgcttaatctcatgcgtaatcagagtttactgttaagtgaatGTCTtacgagtattttgtgaacgtgggcgtctcttttatcataaacggttttgacgcgtgtgcagcaggcagttactttgacaaaacacgtgatgcacatggttcacatgacgaaacaaacacatattttgaaaacgcaagcaacacacatgaaactccgaacacatattttgaattagcgcccctcggatgagctgTCACGAGACGTCACTGATCATGTACCGTCTGAGGATAACAGTGCTGTCTGAGACCGGAAGTGGATGGAGTAGCAGTGTGTGCCTGCATAACTTGTgttcagtttatttattttcttagtttgcattttgtttttttaattaactgTATTTATTTTAAGCAGGTCCAGCTAGTGTGTTAtgattttcctatttaagaggACACAGGAAAAAACACTCTTTtttagaattaaaaaaaattgctttgtttttattaaaagatttgtGTTTAATTTATATTGTCAATCATAAACCGACCACTCTTCGTCTTTTACTCTATGGTAACAGTTTGACGGTAACAGAATTGACACTGACTAATTCAAACAACAggttaatatattattatggCTTATAACATCGTCATGTGATTCATGATtaccaaattattaaaataatgtaaaataaaacaatttgaaaataGCTGATAAAATAATGTCTTTGGACACCAAATGTACCTCCAATATCAATCACCCCTATAATAGTTGTTTTAAGTCATGCCAAACAATCTTTTAACTATGTAATAGAAACAAATGAGTTATGCAATATTAATACAGCCTGGAGGAGTCCAACATGAATATTCATTACGAGTTCACTTACGAAATTCAAAATTTATTattacaaatgtttaaaatgtaaaccaGTATAAGAGTATTGGCATTAGGATTTGAAATACAGATTCTGATAAGCTGTGTTTAATATTTGATGTATTCTGGTAAACAGAAGAAATCAGTTGAATCAAGTGAAAATGATACTTAAATCTCgtatgcaaaaataaatttgtacaGAACTTTAAATAATACATTCAAAAAGAATACAAATCTAAGCAAAGAAAATAAGAACCTTAAAAAGAATCTACAATTGCTTATAAAATTGACTAGTAGGGTCATAAATTAGCCTTTTAAAT
Protein-coding regions in this window:
- the pcmtd2b gene encoding protein-L-isoaspartate O-methyltransferase domain-containing protein 2 produces the protein MGGAVSAGEDNDELIDNLKEAHYIRSDLVEKAFRAIDRAEYYLEECRDSAYKDLAWRHGNLHLSAPCIYSEVMEALDLQPGLSFLNLGSGTGYLSTMVGLILGPFGVNHGVELHADVVEYAYQKLDHFIKTSDSFDKFEFCEPTFVVGNCLEIPPESRQYDRVYCGAGVQKEYENYMKNLLKVGGILVLPLEEKLTKITRTGQSTWDTKKIIAVTFAPLVQPKQNLNGRPKSAVLPIFEVRTLQDLSRIAIRRTLRQPISMGEGRTKRRVSFPGARAMHRYGPRFERRRFCRRFYRQCVNSVVLHDSMIPTAMDDCNYPGGVEEDEDEVEEEEERGCRRVREDLPEEDEEGGASNEDEKSRGGAARAEPPVNVLRERILRLPLPEPLKMYLLYYREK
- the LOC129431465 gene encoding uncharacterized protein isoform X1, which codes for MQRKSQRETKPLQSEQSFQNLSNIMSSSRLPFEGKTDELKDVHGLEVSGCSDRFPELIHVQSWDPSHTADGKFMKVSRLRHAVDESSTAGWPLTNIEAGTSECKDAHGLDVGGRSDRFPQLIHVQSRDSSLSADGKLMKVSPTHTVDESPKAGPSLNYTEGLEASVRGGRVPDLNNIQSRDAWPSTSRKREDSPNVQRGEGRNGAGICGFIKGTWMAAKRHFLSRHKVEPFAPPLQPDTSFFNPRLSVPCASDARPVINDSAARVWSMPGQTSDADLISGADVRSHSDKSHSDSTYPSYSLSLSDYGCGVIGEPAPMLFTLSSDSFPDRSEASCMATDSSSSESSYKTLTVDQGIKEQALFFPVDECGADQRKDVDRSKLFSLSSNSFFYQSKESRLSTESSSSESLYETNTVENSTKEEPTRLDSDHGMKEEIATTKKQTGICGYFKRKWDKAMQTLNCCFKGKVEPMEAYTTASNEALFEPTEGVVESYYKFGKLLGEGGFGLVRTGTRISDGKEVAIKIISRRLSRETIVIPGYSKPLPVEVALLIKMNQAPISQYAIKMLEWFIDSQDIVIIMEYPQPCQSLSHIMKRNRTLSEETARVIMRQTVQAVINCYDHDVFHSDIHPGNFLVNTETLDTKLIDFGCGQLYTDGVYKSHKYIGLKDFIPPEVRKNRKFHAIPANVWGLGMVLYEMVNGYKSYVKSKEVQFANTSLSEGWTQKCWTPNWTEQTRLHQTLKNIILLLLYNFLLLLLHNFYYLLLILLLFYIYYYFLLYHIYM
- the LOC129431465 gene encoding uncharacterized protein isoform X2, which encodes MQRKSQRETKPLQSEQSFQNLSNIMSSSRLPFEGKTDELKDVHGLEVSGCSDRFPELIHVQSWDPSHTADGKFMKVSRLRHAVDESSTAGWPLTNIEAGTSECKDAHGLDVGGRSDRFPQLIHVQSRDSSLSADGKLMKVSPTHTVDESPKAGPSLNYTEGLEASVRGGRVPDLNNIQSRDAWPSTSRKREDSPNVQRGEGRNGAGICGFIKGTWMAAKRHFLSRHKVEPFAPPLQPDTSFFNPRLSVPCASDARPVINDSAARVWSMPGQTSDADLISGADVRSHSDKSHSDSTYPSYSLSLSDYGCGVIGEPAPMLFTLSSDSFPDRSEASCMATDSSSSESSYKTLTVDQGIKEQALFFPVDECGADQRKDVDRSKLFSLSSNSFFYQSKESRLSTESSSSESLYETNTVENSTKEEPTRLDSDHGMKEEIATTKKQTGICGYFKRKWDKAMQTLNCCFKGKVEPMEAYTTASNEALFEPTEGVVESYYKFGKLLGEGGFGLVRTGTRISDGKEVAIKIISRRLSRETIVIPGYSKPLPVEVALLIKMNQAPISQYAIKMLEWFIDSQDIVIIMEYPQPCQSLSHIMKRNRTLSEETARVIMRQTVQAVINCYDHDVFHSDIHPGNFLVNTETLDTKLIDFGCGQLYTDGVYKSHKYIGLKDFIPPEVRKNRKFHAIPANVWGLGMVLYEMVNGYKSYVKSKEVQFANTSLSEECCSLIRQCLARDPAERPSLQQILQHRWFNPE